One stretch of Roseivirga sp. BDSF3-8 DNA includes these proteins:
- a CDS encoding ATP-binding protein produces the protein MKEASTLKTEGERLRQLASYNILDTLPEKDYDDLTMIASEICGTEISLISLVDSERQWFKSSHGYHDAAETPREHSFCSHAINQPDDLLIVSDAREDKRFKNNPMVTKDPHFVFYAGAPLVNKEGYALGSLCVMDKKPRQLTQQQAKSLKALSNQVMNLIELRRSRLTLEGTLRQMEKRTTELEEFAYVAAHDMKSPLQNIHSLAEILIMGHADELDKEAEKIVKMIMKSSRRLGDMIQSLLEYRRSDKVLEEPPSLVDPRELLQEIKEILVIPDQVELVLKTNLRELRLNHTALTQILVNLITNAIKYNDTDDIKIELGMDEDQKGYHFYVKDNGPGIPEDKQSKIFELFTVAANKDRDGIRGSGIGLAIVKKLVEAQGGKIWLQSTEGHGTTFFFTLSRRDYSHIEMLEEHVL, from the coding sequence ATGAAAGAAGCCTCAACATTGAAGACGGAAGGGGAAAGATTGCGCCAGTTAGCCAGTTACAACATACTTGATACCCTTCCGGAAAAAGATTACGACGACCTTACCATGATTGCCTCTGAAATATGTGGCACCGAAATATCCCTGATATCATTGGTGGATAGTGAGCGACAGTGGTTCAAATCCAGCCATGGTTACCATGATGCTGCAGAAACTCCCCGCGAACATTCCTTTTGCTCACACGCCATTAACCAACCGGACGATCTGCTGATCGTATCGGATGCCCGCGAAGACAAGCGGTTTAAGAATAACCCAATGGTTACGAAAGATCCGCACTTTGTATTCTATGCCGGTGCACCGCTGGTGAATAAGGAAGGCTATGCCCTTGGCAGCTTATGCGTAATGGATAAAAAGCCCCGGCAGCTTACGCAGCAACAGGCTAAATCACTAAAGGCGCTATCAAACCAGGTTATGAACCTGATAGAACTGAGACGTTCCCGCCTTACCCTCGAAGGTACCCTGAGGCAGATGGAGAAGCGAACCACGGAACTGGAAGAGTTTGCCTATGTAGCTGCCCATGACATGAAGTCCCCTTTGCAAAATATCCACAGCCTGGCCGAGATATTAATAATGGGCCACGCTGATGAGCTGGATAAGGAAGCGGAAAAAATAGTCAAAATGATCATGAAAAGCTCCCGCAGGCTGGGCGACATGATACAAAGCCTGCTGGAGTATCGCCGGTCTGATAAGGTGCTGGAAGAACCTCCCTCTCTAGTAGACCCCCGTGAATTATTACAGGAAATTAAGGAGATACTGGTCATTCCTGACCAGGTAGAATTAGTACTGAAAACAAACCTCAGGGAACTGAGGCTAAACCATACCGCCCTTACCCAAATACTGGTAAATCTGATCACCAATGCCATCAAATATAATGACACTGATGACATAAAGATAGAGTTGGGCATGGATGAGGATCAGAAAGGCTATCACTTTTATGTGAAGGACAATGGCCCGGGCATACCGGAAGATAAGCAAAGCAAGATCTTCGAACTGTTTACCGTAGCCGCAAATAAAGACCGCGACGGTATTCGCGGCAGTGGGATAGGACTGGCGATAGTGAAGAAGCTGGTAGAAGCTCAGGGCGGCAAAATATGGCTGCAATCCACCGAGGGACATGGGACTACTTTTTTCTTCACCCTGTCACGACGCGATTACAGCCACATAGAAATGCTGGAAGAGCATGTTTTATAG
- a CDS encoding DUF2267 domain-containing protein has product MHHFEKYKQEADQFIITLSEELNHRNQPEQTLRILKAVLHTVRDRITISESFDLMAQLPMLLKGLYVHQWKYAEKTDEFRTMEDFVERVKERQRLFGEKDFDWDEPSREIVLTVLKTLYITYLSTGQLDHIIDQLPKDVKETVFAELEG; this is encoded by the coding sequence ATGCATCACTTTGAAAAATACAAACAGGAAGCAGACCAATTTATCATAACCTTATCTGAAGAACTTAACCACCGTAACCAGCCGGAGCAGACGCTGAGGATTCTGAAAGCCGTATTGCATACCGTACGGGACCGGATCACAATATCCGAATCCTTTGACCTGATGGCCCAGCTACCTATGCTGCTGAAAGGCCTCTATGTACACCAGTGGAAGTACGCTGAAAAGACCGACGAGTTCCGTACCATGGAAGATTTTGTGGAACGGGTAAAAGAACGGCAGAGGCTATTCGGGGAGAAGGACTTTGACTGGGATGAACCCAGCCGTGAAATCGTACTTACGGTATTGAAAACGCTTTATATCACCTACCTGAGTACGGGACAACTGGACCATATAATAGACCAGTTACCTAAGGATGTGAAGGAGACGGTATTTGCAGAACTGGAAGGCTGA
- a CDS encoding NAD(P)/FAD-dependent oxidoreductase, whose protein sequence is MADSEIFDVIIIGGSYAGLSAAMTLGRALRNVLIIDSGAPCNRQTPHSHNFITQDGETPAAIAKNAKAQVLAYDTVTFHQDIAVSGEKTSHGFLIRTDSGKAFTARKLIFATGIKDIMPEMNGFAECWGISILHCPYCHGYEVKNEITGILANGDTAYHYARLIINWTKHLTLFTNGRSTLTQEQTDKLAANHIQIIENDIAELTHESGYLKEIVFNDKTRFRLKALYSRPAIEQHCPIPGQLGCELNEQGLLQVDMFQKTTVEGIYACGDNASPLRAVSHAVATGNIAGGMLNNAMTEEAF, encoded by the coding sequence ATGGCAGACAGTGAAATTTTTGACGTAATTATAATAGGTGGCAGCTATGCAGGGCTTTCTGCAGCCATGACCTTGGGGAGGGCTTTAAGGAATGTGCTGATCATAGACAGTGGAGCACCCTGTAACCGGCAAACGCCACATTCGCACAATTTCATCACCCAGGATGGGGAGACTCCGGCGGCCATAGCCAAAAATGCCAAAGCACAGGTTTTAGCCTATGACACCGTAACGTTTCATCAAGACATTGCCGTAAGTGGTGAAAAGACATCCCATGGATTTCTGATCAGGACAGATAGCGGAAAAGCATTTACAGCCAGGAAACTCATTTTCGCCACAGGGATAAAAGATATAATGCCTGAAATGAATGGGTTTGCCGAGTGCTGGGGCATATCCATTCTACATTGCCCCTACTGCCACGGATACGAAGTTAAGAATGAAATAACAGGCATATTAGCTAATGGAGATACTGCTTATCATTATGCCAGGCTTATCATTAATTGGACAAAGCACCTGACCCTCTTCACAAATGGCCGTTCAACCCTGACGCAGGAGCAAACTGATAAACTAGCAGCAAACCATATTCAAATCATTGAAAATGACATCGCTGAATTAACTCATGAAAGTGGCTATTTAAAAGAGATTGTTTTTAACGATAAGACTAGATTCAGGTTAAAGGCACTCTATTCCCGGCCTGCTATTGAGCAACATTGTCCTATCCCCGGGCAGCTTGGTTGTGAACTGAATGAGCAGGGCTTACTACAAGTAGATATGTTTCAAAAAACAACGGTGGAAGGAATATATGCTTGCGGCGATAACGCAAGTCCGTTAAGGGCGGTTTCTCATGCGGTTGCGACAGGCAATATTGCCGGCGGCATGCTCAACAATGCCATGACTGAAGAAGCATTTTAA
- a CDS encoding MerC domain-containing protein — MSKKGITYTLDKIGMCTSVICMVHCLFFLFGFDAVQRMVDSEWIEWTIIAFALLVGVFSVLSGFISHRQHFIPVLFVAGFLLLINASLW, encoded by the coding sequence ATGAGTAAAAAAGGCATTACCTATACATTAGATAAGATCGGCATGTGTACATCTGTGATCTGCATGGTTCATTGCTTGTTTTTTCTATTTGGCTTCGATGCCGTACAACGAATGGTGGACAGTGAATGGATCGAATGGACCATAATTGCCTTTGCCCTTTTGGTAGGCGTATTCTCAGTGCTAAGCGGATTTATATCTCACAGGCAGCATTTTATACCGGTGCTTTTCGTAGCAGGCTTCTTACTGTTAATCAATGCCAGTCTGTGGTAA